From the genome of Psychrilyobacter atlanticus DSM 19335, one region includes:
- a CDS encoding aminotransferase class V-fold PLP-dependent enzyme: MNYKELFPIFENNEELVYLDTAATSQKPKSVLEAVWNYNVNHNANPNRGGYKLGIKSTNLFLEGKKKVADFINAQSGEIIFTKGTTESLNLLAYSYGLNELREGDEILVGISSHHSNLVPWQEVAKKLGCKLKYIDLKADGDLDLEDLSEKLNGNTKLVTISHGVNATGVIHPIKDLVSLVREKTEAKVILDAAQTISHIKIDVKELDIDFLVFSGHKMFGPMGIGGLYVRKEIIEKMKPFLFGGDMIEFVERKGSTYRTDFQKFEGGTQNVEGVVGLSAAIDFIEEIGLENIRSYEGEILNYAIEKLKDLEGVKLYCEEAPHKTPVIAFNIEGVHPHDVAQVLDLQNIAIRTGHHCTQPLMKYLEIPSCCRASFSIYNTFDDIDKLVEGLEKVNSYFR, translated from the coding sequence ATGAATTATAAAGAATTATTTCCTATATTTGAAAATAATGAAGAATTGGTATACCTAGATACAGCGGCAACTTCTCAAAAACCAAAATCTGTTTTAGAGGCAGTGTGGAACTATAATGTAAATCATAATGCAAATCCAAACAGAGGTGGATATAAATTAGGAATTAAATCTACAAACTTATTTTTAGAAGGTAAGAAAAAGGTGGCTGACTTTATAAATGCTCAAAGTGGTGAAATTATATTTACCAAAGGAACTACCGAATCTTTAAATTTACTGGCTTATTCATATGGATTAAATGAATTAAGAGAAGGCGACGAGATCTTAGTAGGAATCAGTTCTCATCACAGTAATTTAGTTCCTTGGCAGGAAGTAGCGAAGAAGCTGGGGTGTAAATTAAAGTATATAGATTTAAAAGCTGATGGAGATTTAGATTTGGAAGATCTATCAGAAAAATTAAATGGAAACACAAAGTTAGTAACTATATCTCATGGGGTGAACGCTACAGGAGTAATTCACCCTATTAAAGATCTAGTATCTTTGGTGAGAGAAAAAACAGAAGCTAAGGTAATATTAGATGCAGCTCAGACAATATCTCATATAAAAATAGATGTAAAAGAGTTGGATATTGATTTTTTAGTTTTTTCAGGGCATAAGATGTTTGGGCCCATGGGAATTGGCGGATTATATGTTAGGAAAGAAATCATAGAAAAAATGAAGCCATTTTTATTTGGTGGAGATATGATTGAGTTTGTAGAAAGAAAGGGTTCTACTTATCGAACTGATTTTCAAAAATTTGAAGGTGGAACTCAAAATGTAGAAGGGGTTGTAGGGTTAAGTGCTGCAATTGATTTCATAGAGGAGATTGGATTAGAGAATATCCGTTCTTATGAGGGTGAAATTTTAAACTATGCTATAGAAAAATTAAAAGATTTAGAAGGGGTAAAGTTATATTGTGAGGAGGCTCCTCATAAAACACCAGTTATTGCGTTTAATATAGAGGGAGTGCACCCTCATGATGTAGCTCAGGTATTGGATTTGCAAAATATAGCCATCAGGACAGGGCATCATTGTACTCAGCCGCTAATGAAGTATTTGGAGATTCCATCTTGCTGTAGAGCAAGTTTTTCAATCTACAATACTTTTGACGATATAGATAAATTAGTGGAAGGATTAGAAAAAGTAAATAGTTACTTCAGATAG
- a CDS encoding DMT family transporter, whose amino-acid sequence MEGFMVLVSGMLIAIMLGINGSLANLVGNNMSVFLIHFTGLIVICLGILLKGEKIRYSKELPLYFYFTGFLGVAVVACNVATFKNIGISNTIALGLTGQVFFSTLIDHYGLFNREKNKIGRHKVIGFIFVFIGICMVV is encoded by the coding sequence ATGGAAGGATTTATGGTACTTGTATCAGGGATGCTGATAGCAATAATGTTAGGAATAAATGGAAGTTTAGCAAATCTGGTTGGGAATAATATGTCTGTTTTTTTAATACATTTTACGGGACTTATTGTGATTTGTCTAGGGATTTTACTCAAAGGAGAAAAAATTAGATATTCTAAGGAACTGCCTTTATATTTTTATTTTACAGGTTTTTTAGGGGTAGCTGTAGTTGCCTGTAATGTGGCTACATTTAAAAATATAGGTATTTCGAATACGATAGCTTTAGGTTTGACGGGACAGGTTTTTTTTTCGACATTGATAGATCATTATGGGTTATTTAATCGAGAAAAAAATAAGATAGGAAGGCATAAAGTTATAGGATTTATATTTGTTTTTATAGGGATATGTATGGTTGTATAA
- the rplR gene encoding 50S ribosomal protein L18 produces MFKKVNRKALRRRKQLSIRNKISGTVERPRLNVFRSNNNIFAQLIDDVNGVTLVATSTISKDVKAEVKHGGNIEAAKLVGKKIAELAVAKGLETVVFDRSGYVYTGRVAALADAAREAGLKF; encoded by the coding sequence TTGTTTAAAAAAGTTAATAGAAAAGCTTTAAGAAGAAGAAAACAATTGTCTATTAGAAACAAGATCTCTGGTACTGTTGAAAGACCAAGATTAAATGTTTTTAGATCAAACAATAACATATTCGCTCAATTAATTGACGATGTAAATGGTGTAACATTAGTTGCAACTTCAACTATATCTAAGGATGTAAAAGCTGAAGTTAAGCACGGTGGAAACATAGAGGCAGCAAAGTTAGTAGGTAAGAAAATTGCTGAACTAGCTGTAGCAAAAGGATTAGAGACTGTAGTATTCGATAGAAGTGGTTATGTTTACACTGGTAGAGTTGCTGCACTAGCTGATGCTGCTAGAGAAGCTGGATTAAAATTCTAG
- the rpsE gene encoding 30S ribosomal protein S5, translated as MSKFKREEKEFKEKILKISRVSKTTKGGRSISFSVLAAIGDEKGRVGLGLGKANGVPDAIKKAIATAKKNMVTVSLRGTTIPHQQDGVFLSTKVWMKPASEGTGVIAGSSAREILELVGVTDILTKIRGSKNKINVARATIEGLKTLRSAESVAKLRGKEVKEILN; from the coding sequence TTGTCTAAGTTTAAAAGAGAAGAAAAAGAATTTAAAGAAAAAATATTAAAAATCTCTAGAGTTTCTAAAACTACAAAAGGTGGAAGATCAATATCTTTCTCAGTTTTAGCTGCAATAGGTGATGAAAAAGGTAGAGTAGGTTTAGGATTAGGAAAAGCCAATGGTGTTCCTGATGCTATCAAAAAAGCTATAGCTACTGCTAAAAAGAACATGGTAACTGTTTCTTTAAGAGGAACAACTATACCTCACCAACAAGATGGTGTGTTCTTAAGTACTAAGGTGTGGATGAAGCCTGCATCTGAAGGTACTGGAGTAATTGCTGGATCATCAGCAAGAGAAATCTTAGAATTAGTTGGAGTAACTGATATCTTAACGAAGATCAGAGGATCTAAGAACAAGATAAACGTTGCAAGAGCTACTATCGAAGGTTTAAAAACTCTTAGATCAGCTGAATCAGTTGCAAAATTAAGAGGTAAAGAAGTTAAGGAAATATTAAACTAA
- the sufB gene encoding Fe-S cluster assembly protein SufB — protein sequence METRTHVEDVDRGIYDVIDKENHSYKSKKGLTEEIVVEMSKEKKEPQWMLDLRLKSLRIYKKKPIPTWGADLSELDIDGIIHYVKPNTELNESWEEVPSDMKNTFDRLGIQEAEKASLAGVGAQYDSEVVYHKVNKELEKLGVIYTDIETAVKEHEEIVKKYFMKLITPNDHKFSALHGAVWSGGSFVYVPKGVHVELPLQSYFRLNAKGAGQFEHTMIIVEEGASLHFIEGCSAPKHTEQALHAGAVELFVKKGAKLRYSTIENWSRNMYNLNTKRCVVDEDGTIEWVSGSFGSKVSMLYPMSILRGERARCEFTGISFASTGQYLDTGAKVVHAAPYTTSIVNSKSISKNGGTAFYRGLLKVAPNAHSVKATVNCESLMLDNISKSDTVPTIELLNDQVDIGHEAKIGRISDETIFYLMSRGIDEEEAKAMVVRGFVEPISKELPLEYAVELNHLIQLELEGTIG from the coding sequence ATGGAAACAAGAACGCATGTAGAAGATGTAGATAGAGGAATATATGATGTTATAGATAAAGAAAATCACAGTTATAAGAGTAAAAAAGGGTTAACTGAAGAGATTGTAGTGGAGATGTCAAAAGAGAAAAAAGAACCTCAGTGGATGCTGGATCTCAGATTAAAATCACTAAGAATTTACAAAAAAAAACCTATACCAACTTGGGGAGCAGATCTTTCAGAGCTGGATATAGATGGGATAATTCACTATGTAAAACCCAATACAGAACTAAATGAATCCTGGGAAGAAGTACCCAGTGATATGAAAAATACCTTTGATAGATTAGGAATACAGGAAGCTGAAAAAGCATCTCTAGCAGGAGTAGGAGCTCAATATGACTCAGAAGTTGTATATCATAAAGTAAATAAAGAGTTGGAAAAATTAGGAGTAATCTATACAGACATAGAAACAGCTGTAAAAGAACATGAAGAGATAGTGAAAAAATACTTCATGAAACTGATAACTCCTAATGATCATAAATTTTCAGCCCTTCACGGAGCAGTGTGGTCGGGAGGATCATTTGTATATGTGCCAAAGGGTGTTCATGTGGAACTACCATTGCAATCATACTTTAGATTAAATGCTAAGGGTGCAGGTCAATTTGAACATACAATGATAATAGTAGAAGAAGGAGCCAGCCTTCACTTTATAGAAGGCTGTTCAGCACCGAAGCATACCGAGCAGGCACTTCATGCTGGAGCAGTAGAGTTGTTTGTAAAAAAAGGAGCTAAACTAAGGTATTCGACTATTGAGAATTGGTCTAGAAATATGTATAACCTGAACACAAAAAGATGTGTAGTAGATGAAGATGGAACTATTGAATGGGTTTCTGGTTCGTTTGGCTCAAAGGTTTCCATGCTATATCCAATGAGTATCTTAAGAGGAGAGAGAGCCAGGTGTGAATTTACAGGTATAAGTTTTGCTTCTACAGGCCAGTATCTAGATACTGGTGCCAAGGTAGTCCATGCAGCTCCTTATACAACCTCTATAGTGAACTCTAAGTCTATTTCAAAGAATGGAGGTACAGCATTTTATAGGGGGTTGTTAAAAGTAGCTCCTAATGCTCACTCTGTTAAAGCAACGGTAAACTGTGAATCGTTGATGCTGGACAATATATCAAAATCCGATACTGTACCTACAATAGAATTATTAAATGATCAGGTAGATATAGGGCATGAAGCTAAGATCGGAAGGATAAGCGATGAAACCATATTTTATCTGATGAGCAGGGGTATCGATGAAGAGGAAGCCAAAGCTATGGTAGTAAGAGGATTTGTTGAGCCAATTTCGAAGGAGTTACCTTTGGAATATGCGGTAGAACTGAACCATCTTATCCAATTAGAATTAGAAGGGACTATAGGGTGA
- the sufD gene encoding Fe-S cluster assembly protein SufD gives MYKIEKIRNLNEKQDVTNYRLDQLEKNKDMGLPSFKRIGYEFSLPAEYKNFENIKLGDTSRTLSPIEKKLGELQSIKWEKNESYLANLTDIFFNTGVFLESKKSETKEVYVNYDLDKENNLLLDNNLLIAERDSVLNVVFDYSGGDKEAVRNSLHRVLAKENSQVNIIYLQRACDCTKSFNSVIVKTERDAQVKQYHIELGGKVVSSSSKVYLEGDNAESKTYSLYLADKEKKVDLEYSTYHRGRRSESVIEGRGVVKDKATKVFRGNLYFERGSGKSKGKEEEYALLLNKGVKADSIPTLFCDEDDVIGEHSASAGQLNENKLFYLMSRGMSEKEAKKLVVSSSFKPIVEKIKDMKLRDKVLKIIEERI, from the coding sequence ATGTATAAAATAGAAAAAATTAGAAATTTAAATGAAAAACAGGATGTTACTAATTATAGATTGGACCAGCTTGAAAAAAATAAAGATATGGGTCTTCCTAGTTTTAAAAGAATTGGGTATGAGTTTTCATTGCCGGCAGAATATAAAAACTTTGAGAATATTAAACTGGGAGATACCTCTCGAACACTGAGTCCAATAGAGAAAAAATTAGGAGAATTACAAAGTATAAAATGGGAAAAAAATGAAAGTTATTTGGCTAATTTGACAGATATATTTTTTAATACAGGTGTTTTTTTAGAGAGTAAAAAATCTGAAACTAAGGAAGTTTATGTCAACTATGACTTGGATAAAGAGAATAATTTGTTGTTGGATAACAACCTGTTGATTGCAGAAAGAGACAGTGTTTTAAATGTAGTGTTCGATTATTCCGGGGGAGATAAAGAGGCAGTGAGAAATTCTCTTCACAGAGTGTTGGCAAAAGAAAACTCTCAAGTAAATATAATCTACCTGCAAAGAGCATGTGATTGTACTAAATCTTTTAACTCTGTAATAGTGAAGACTGAAAGGGATGCCCAAGTAAAACAATATCATATAGAATTAGGAGGGAAGGTTGTTTCTTCTAGTTCAAAGGTATATTTAGAGGGGGATAATGCTGAATCAAAAACTTATTCTCTTTATTTAGCAGACAAGGAAAAGAAAGTGGATTTAGAGTATTCAACTTACCATAGAGGCAGAAGAAGTGAGTCGGTCATAGAGGGTAGGGGAGTAGTCAAAGATAAGGCGACAAAAGTATTTAGAGGAAACCTTTATTTTGAGAGAGGTTCTGGTAAATCTAAAGGTAAAGAGGAGGAATATGCACTTCTTTTAAATAAAGGTGTAAAAGCTGATTCAATTCCAACTTTATTTTGTGATGAAGACGACGTGATAGGGGAACATTCAGCCAGTGCAGGTCAATTAAATGAAAATAAATTATTTTATCTTATGAGCAGAGGAATGAGCGAGAAGGAAGCAAAGAAATTAGTGGTAAGTTCGTCGTTTAAACCAATAGTGGAAAAGATTAAAGATATGAAGCTTAGAGATAAAGTTTTAAAAATAATAGAAGAAAGAATATAG
- the rplF gene encoding 50S ribosomal protein L6, whose translation MSRIGNKTLVIPAGVEVAINENVVTVKGPKGTLTREIFNGLTVKIENNELTVERAGDTPTERAMHGTATANINNMLVGVTEGFRKTLNLVGVGYRAKAAGKGLEIALGFSHPVLISEVEGIQFTVEKGNTTIHIDGISKEVVGQVAAEIRANRKPEPYKGKGVKYSDEVVRRKEGKKA comes from the coding sequence ATGTCAAGAATCGGTAATAAAACCCTAGTTATCCCTGCAGGTGTAGAGGTTGCTATCAATGAAAATGTAGTAACTGTAAAAGGACCTAAAGGAACTTTAACTAGAGAAATCTTTAACGGATTAACTGTTAAAATTGAAAATAATGAATTAACTGTAGAAAGAGCTGGAGACACTCCAACAGAAAGAGCTATGCACGGAACTGCAACAGCTAATATCAACAACATGCTTGTTGGTGTAACTGAAGGATTCAGAAAAACATTAAACTTAGTAGGTGTTGGATATAGAGCCAAAGCTGCTGGGAAAGGATTAGAAATCGCATTAGGTTTCTCTCATCCAGTGTTAATTTCTGAAGTTGAAGGAATTCAATTCACAGTTGAAAAAGGTAATACTACAATCCATATTGATGGAATATCAAAGGAAGTAGTTGGACAAGTAGCAGCAGAAATCAGAGCAAACAGAAAGCCTGAACCTTATAAAGGAAAAGGAGTTAAGTACTCGGATGAAGTTGTAAGAAGAAAAGAAGGTAAGAAAGCGTAA
- a CDS encoding DMT family transporter has translation MYYLMAFLIGGIIIFQMMMNSILSCRLGKLNGIFYNFFTGSLLMGIFYIFNITNFKEGAEKIFDGHLWMFGGGILGILILSMCNYAIPRMTVVYATLFIMVGQLVTGNIMEYIMTGNLPMKKILGCTLILTGVMYDIGTGKIKKSKALI, from the coding sequence GTGTATTATTTAATGGCGTTTTTGATAGGCGGGATAATTATATTTCAGATGATGATGAATTCAATTCTTTCGTGCAGACTGGGAAAATTAAATGGAATATTTTATAATTTCTTTACAGGAAGTCTGCTCATGGGAATATTTTATATTTTTAATATAACTAATTTTAAAGAAGGGGCAGAAAAAATCTTTGATGGACACCTTTGGATGTTTGGAGGAGGTATCTTAGGAATCCTAATATTATCTATGTGTAACTATGCTATTCCCAGGATGACAGTGGTATATGCTACATTATTCATAATGGTGGGGCAGTTAGTTACGGGAAATATAATGGAGTATATTATGACTGGGAATCTACCGATGAAAAAAATATTAGGATGTACCCTTATTTTGACAGGGGTTATGTATGACATAGGTACGGGAAAAATAAAAAAATCTAAAGCTCTAATATAA
- the rpmD gene encoding 50S ribosomal protein L30 gives MAKLLVRLVKSPIGRKPRHIATLQSLGLKKIDDVVEHNDTADIKGKLHQIGYMLNVEEVK, from the coding sequence ATGGCAAAATTATTAGTTAGACTTGTTAAGAGTCCAATTGGAAGAAAACCAAGACATATTGCTACATTACAATCTTTAGGTTTAAAAAAAATAGATGATGTAGTAGAACACAACGATACAGCAGATATCAAAGGTAAATTACACCAAATTGGATATATGCTTAACGTTGAGGAGGTAAAATAA
- the sufU gene encoding Fe-S cluster assembly sulfur transfer protein SufU, whose product MDLDKIYTEVIMDHNKSGHNKRELENPDYTERGHNPNCGDDFTIQLKIEGNKIVDGGFVGVGCAISTASASILFDLIIGRDIEDGKRIVDNFLKMIKQEKISEDDKEELEDAGLLENISNMPGRVKCATLAWNGVKVILEKL is encoded by the coding sequence ATGGATTTAGATAAAATTTATACTGAAGTTATTATGGATCACAATAAGAGCGGACATAATAAAAGAGAGTTAGAGAATCCTGATTATACAGAGAGGGGTCATAATCCAAATTGTGGGGATGATTTTACGATTCAATTAAAAATTGAAGGAAATAAAATAGTAGATGGTGGATTTGTAGGAGTAGGGTGTGCTATATCTACAGCTTCAGCGTCTATATTATTCGATTTAATAATCGGAAGAGATATAGAAGATGGGAAAAGGATAGTAGATAATTTTCTAAAAATGATAAAACAAGAGAAGATTAGTGAAGATGACAAGGAAGAATTAGAAGATGCCGGATTATTAGAGAACATATCTAATATGCCGGGAAGGGTAAAATGTGCCACATTAGCCTGGAATGGAGTAAAGGTTATCTTAGAAAAATTATAA
- the secY gene encoding preprotein translocase subunit SecY — protein sequence MSLYDQFNAKLEAVMNTPELKKRIIYTLLMFLVARIGTLIPVPGVDLERLASMVNNNSVLGFINMFSGGAFQRVSIFALGVMPYINASIVMSLLAVIIPKLDEIQKEGESGRSKMTQWTRYLTIVIGFIQAFGVTMWLQSMGLVMTPGFMFVMTTVITVTAGTVFLMWVGEQISIKGIGNGISLIIFLNVIARMPSGVIQTIQTMQGNKFLIPVLIVVAASALLTVGGIVIFQLAQRRIPIHYVGRGFQGKGNAANSSFLPVKLNSAGVMPVIFASVIMMIPSLLVNSLPSTMPYYALINRMLGRNHPVYLILYAVLVIFFSFFYTAMMFDPEKIADNLKQGGGTIPGIRPGNETVEYLEKVITRITWGGAVFLAAIAVLPAFIFTAAGLPVFFGGTGIIIVVGVALDTVQQINAHLVMKEYKGFI from the coding sequence ATGTCGTTATATGATCAATTTAATGCCAAGCTCGAGGCTGTAATGAATACGCCTGAACTTAAAAAAAGAATAATTTATACGTTGTTGATGTTTTTAGTAGCTAGAATAGGGACATTAATTCCTGTTCCAGGAGTAGACCTAGAAAGATTAGCTTCTATGGTAAACAATAACAGTGTTTTAGGATTTATAAACATGTTTTCAGGAGGAGCTTTCCAAAGGGTATCTATCTTTGCACTAGGAGTAATGCCATATATCAATGCTTCGATCGTGATGAGTTTATTAGCGGTTATTATACCAAAATTAGATGAAATTCAAAAAGAAGGGGAATCTGGAAGAAGTAAGATGACTCAATGGACTAGATATTTAACAATAGTAATTGGTTTTATACAAGCTTTTGGTGTAACTATGTGGTTACAATCTATGGGACTTGTAATGACACCTGGATTTATGTTTGTGATGACAACTGTAATTACAGTAACAGCTGGTACTGTATTCCTCATGTGGGTAGGAGAGCAAATTTCAATTAAAGGAATAGGTAATGGTATTTCACTTATTATTTTCTTAAATGTAATTGCTAGAATGCCTTCAGGAGTTATTCAAACAATACAAACTATGCAAGGAAATAAATTCTTGATACCTGTTTTAATAGTTGTAGCAGCATCTGCACTATTGACTGTAGGAGGAATAGTAATATTTCAATTGGCACAGAGAAGAATCCCTATCCACTATGTAGGAAGAGGATTCCAAGGGAAGGGAAATGCTGCAAACAGTAGTTTCTTACCTGTAAAATTAAACTCAGCAGGAGTAATGCCAGTAATTTTTGCATCTGTAATAATGATGATACCATCGTTACTAGTAAACTCACTGCCATCAACTATGCCATATTATGCTTTAATTAATAGGATGTTAGGGAGAAATCATCCTGTGTATTTAATTCTATACGCAGTATTAGTAATCTTTTTCTCATTCTTCTACACAGCTATGATGTTTGATCCAGAAAAAATTGCTGATAACTTGAAGCAAGGTGGAGGAACAATTCCTGGGATTAGACCTGGAAATGAAACAGTAGAATATTTAGAAAAAGTAATAACTAGAATTACTTGGGGTGGAGCTGTATTTTTAGCAGCTATAGCAGTATTACCTGCCTTTATATTTACAGCAGCAGGACTACCAGTATTCTTTGGTGGAACTGGTATAATCATCGTTGTAGGAGTAGCGCTAGACACTGTACAACAAATCAATGCTCATTTAGTAATGAAAGAGTATAAAGGATTTATATAA
- a CDS encoding Crp/Fnr family transcriptional regulator gives MKKIYDIEKLKLYIKEVNISHMLKPNAIDHLELHFFERGESIYFTQDKCEYLHILVYGKTKVFLLNNEGNFMLLDFSKPHDFIGDIEFIQQKNIYNNVEAITECTLIAIPTNKIHEITILEELYHLLSKNICDKLTRISKKFSQVILYPIKNRLVTCLIEISDKDRIDNFKTQEIADYLGVTPRHVRRILSELYTENIIEKKGQSIYVLNKKLLYKYAIKE, from the coding sequence ATGAAAAAAATCTATGACATAGAAAAATTAAAATTATATATTAAAGAAGTTAATATATCTCATATGCTCAAGCCAAATGCTATAGATCATCTCGAACTCCATTTTTTCGAACGAGGTGAATCTATATATTTTACTCAGGATAAGTGTGAATATCTTCATATATTGGTTTATGGAAAAACCAAAGTTTTTCTTTTAAATAATGAAGGAAATTTTATGCTCTTAGATTTTTCTAAACCTCATGATTTTATCGGTGATATTGAGTTTATTCAGCAAAAAAATATCTATAATAATGTAGAGGCTATTACAGAGTGCACCCTCATTGCTATACCCACAAATAAAATCCACGAAATTACAATTTTAGAGGAACTATATCATCTTTTAAGTAAAAACATCTGTGATAAATTGACTAGAATCTCAAAAAAGTTTTCCCAGGTTATACTTTATCCTATAAAAAATAGACTGGTTACGTGTCTTATTGAAATCAGCGATAAAGACAGAATAGATAACTTTAAAACTCAAGAGATCGCTGATTATCTAGGAGTTACTCCCCGGCATGTTAGGAGGATCCTCAGTGAACTATACACTGAAAATATAATAGAAAAAAAAGGACAATCTATATACGTATTAAATAAAAAATTACTCTATAAGTATGCTATAAAGGAATGA
- the rplO gene encoding 50S ribosomal protein L15, protein MKLNELTPSVPRKDRKRVGRGMSSGTGKTSGKGHNGQKSRSGSGSSLRAGFEGGQMPLIRRVPKRGFSNFRFKKEFAIIDLDILNLFEAGTEVSPIMLVEAGIIKNVKSGIKLLGSGTLNKNVSVVVNKVSASAQAAVEANGGTVTVHVVKTFKDVAGNRDKQAKRAANAAN, encoded by the coding sequence ATGAAATTAAATGAATTAACGCCTTCAGTTCCTAGAAAAGATAGAAAAAGAGTCGGAAGAGGAATGTCTTCTGGTACTGGTAAAACATCTGGAAAAGGACATAATGGACAAAAATCAAGATCTGGTTCTGGATCAAGCTTAAGAGCTGGATTCGAAGGTGGACAAATGCCTTTAATCAGAAGAGTTCCTAAGAGAGGATTCTCAAACTTCAGATTCAAGAAAGAATTTGCAATCATTGATTTAGATATCTTAAACTTATTTGAGGCAGGAACTGAAGTTTCTCCAATCATGTTAGTTGAAGCTGGAATTATCAAGAATGTTAAATCTGGAATCAAGTTATTAGGAAGCGGAACTTTAAACAAGAACGTATCAGTTGTTGTTAACAAAGTATCTGCATCAGCACAAGCAGCTGTAGAAGCTAACGGTGGAACTGTAACAGTTCACGTTGTTAAGACTTTTAAAGATGTAGCTGGAAACAGAGATAAGCAAGCAAAGAGAGCAGCTAACGCAGCTAACTAA
- the rpsH gene encoding 30S ribosomal protein S8 encodes MFLTDPIADMLTRVRNANSVMHDKVDIPHSKMKVALAAVLKEEGYISNYKVITDGNKKNIRVYLKYVGKEKVIKGIKRISKPGRRVYSSAEDMPRVLSGLGIAVVSTSNGLVTDRIARKTNIGGEVLCYVW; translated from the coding sequence ATGTTTTTAACTGATCCAATCGCAGATATGTTAACAAGAGTTAGAAATGCTAACTCAGTAATGCACGACAAAGTAGATATCCCACATTCAAAAATGAAGGTAGCTTTAGCTGCTGTATTAAAAGAGGAAGGGTATATCTCTAACTATAAAGTAATCACTGATGGAAACAAGAAGAACATCAGAGTATATTTAAAGTATGTAGGAAAAGAAAAAGTAATCAAAGGAATCAAAAGAATATCTAAGCCAGGAAGAAGAGTTTACTCTTCAGCTGAAGATATGCCAAGAGTATTATCTGGATTAGGAATTGCTGTAGTTTCAACGTCTAACGGACTTGTAACTGACAGAATTGCTAGAAAGACTAATATTGGTGGCGAAGTACTTTGTTACGTTTGGTAA
- the sufC gene encoding Fe-S cluster assembly ATPase SufC: protein MSTLLEIKGLKSKVEDKEILKGVDLKINKGEVHLIMGPNGAGKSTLGNILAGHPKHIMAGGEIYLEGESIKDSKADEKAKAGIFLSFQYPEEIPGLTVEDFLRASKGAITGKRQSITGFRKKLHTMMEELHINKSYGDRHLNVGFSGGEKKKNEILQMAVLEPKVAILDETDSGLDIDAVRIVYEGVEKLKNENNAIIVITHYNKVLQYLKPDHVHILHDGRIVKSGGIELAHEIEKNGFEEIKRAF, encoded by the coding sequence ATGTCAACATTATTGGAGATAAAAGGATTAAAATCAAAGGTAGAAGATAAAGAAATATTAAAAGGTGTAGACCTAAAGATAAATAAAGGTGAAGTGCACCTAATAATGGGACCTAATGGAGCAGGGAAATCAACTTTAGGAAATATTTTAGCAGGACACCCTAAACATATTATGGCAGGGGGAGAGATCTATTTAGAGGGTGAAAGTATTAAAGATTCAAAAGCAGATGAAAAAGCTAAAGCTGGAATATTTCTTTCGTTTCAATATCCGGAGGAGATCCCTGGACTGACAGTGGAAGATTTTTTGAGAGCCTCAAAGGGTGCAATAACAGGAAAAAGACAATCAATAACAGGGTTTAGAAAAAAATTACATACAATGATGGAAGAACTGCATATAAATAAATCTTATGGAGACAGGCATTTGAATGTAGGATTTTCCGGGGGAGAGAAAAAGAAAAATGAAATTCTTCAAATGGCTGTTTTAGAACCAAAGGTGGCTATCCTGGATGAAACAGATTCGGGTCTGGATATAGATGCGGTCAGGATCGTATATGAAGGTGTAGAAAAGTTAAAAAATGAAAATAATGCAATTATAGTAATCACTCATTACAACAAGGTCCTTCAATACTTAAAGCCTGATCATGTGCACATATTACATGATGGGAGAATTGTAAAATCTGGTGGGATTGAGTTGGCTCATGAGATTGAAAAAAATGGTTTTGAAGAAATAAAAAGGGCATTTTAG